Proteins encoded within one genomic window of Bos indicus x Bos taurus breed Angus x Brahman F1 hybrid chromosome 18, Bos_hybrid_MaternalHap_v2.0, whole genome shotgun sequence:
- the LOC113875326 gene encoding protein FAM187B-like produces MLTTLWLLLCFALPVHESPFPISCPNHKHCQLALLSNNDIILHCNAPGAQWQFLTPLKTTWANNSTTNLNMVTMLNGNLLIKNPLPSHTGIYNCNDKDGKKVMRYEIDFQDVVTLHITHKDLDQKPLQNESLSLSSKQFVFTHWEPWQDCNRCGEPGERKRLGYCYIQESLENPMPCWLYLGDEKLWSSRLRPEMQVETCHIPCTLIDAKYVIFDNFQLRNKVGSAWLTCPLGSIYRPVLWEANNLSLTWKDQLSGKSISTIMDSSNGGSWLQVFQSAIYRCFVQQELMAQFNSKVSVDPLKFLVPEKSKQQPEAEKTRKENANSVLKGLNVMMLVGTVLTVLGCLFKQFRFSQSRKRNKMFLVK; encoded by the exons ATGCTGACCACCCTGTGGCTGTTGCTCTGCTTTGCTCTCCCGGTTCACGAGTCGCCCTTTCCTATCAGCTGTCCTAATCACAAGCATTGTCAACTGGCCCTGCTCTCAAACAATGATATCATCCTGCACTGCAATGCCCCTGGGGCACAGTGGCAATTCTTGACGCCACTCAAGACCACCTGGGCCAACAATTCCACTACTAATCTCAACATGGTAACAATGCTCAATGGCAACCTTCTCATTAAAAATCCACTACCCTCCCATACAGGCATTTATAACTGCAATGACAAGGATGGCAAGAAAGTGATGCGGTATGAAATTGACTTCCAAGATGTCGTCACCCTACATATTACACACAAAGATCTGGACCAAAAGCCCTTGCAGAATGAGAGCCTGAGTCTGAGTAGCAAGCAGTTCGTCTTCACCCACTGGGAGCCCTGGCAAGACTGTAACCGCTGCGGGGAGCCAGGTGAACGCAAACGCCTGGGGTACTGCTACATCCAAGAGTCCCTGGAAAACCCAATGCCCTGCTGGCTCTATCTGGGAGATGAGAAGTTGTGGTCCAGCCGCTTGAGGCCTGAGATGCAGGTGGAGACCTGCCACATCCCGTGTACACTCATAGATGCGAAATATGTCATTTTTGACAACTTCCAGCTTAGAAACAAAGTGGGATCTGCGTGGCTCACCTGCCCCTTAGGATCTATCTACAG GCCCGTATTGTGGGAAGCCAACAACCTCTCCTTGACGTGGAAGGACCAGCTCTCCGGCAAGAGCATCAGCACCATCATGGACTCCTCCAATGGCGGCAGCTGGCTGCAGGTCTTCCAGTCGGCCATTTACAGGTGCTTTGTGCAGCAAGAGCTCATGGCTCAATTCAACTCCAAGGTCAGTGTGGATCCACTGAAGTTTCTGGTCCCAGAAAAGTCCAAACAACAACCAGAGGCAGAGAAGACCCGGAAAGAAAACGCCAACTCTGTCCTTAAGGGGCTGAACGTGATGATGCTCGTGGGCACGGTCTTAACTGTGCTGGGGTGCCTGTTCAAACAATTCCGCTTTTCCCAGAGCCGGAAGAGAAACAAGATGTTCCTGGTGAAATAA
- the LOC113875325 gene encoding protein FAM187B-like, which yields MLTILWMLSLFLPASCAQILVTCAYKSLCQQALLSGNDVVLRCDHLQAYWYFSSFQGEAPFLVSSLPNIKKLPGGSLQLNKPQPSQTGLYRCEDNNTALVVEYEIDFQDVTMLHITHKGLGQNPLQNQSLSLGREEIIFTHWEPWQDCNRCGVPGERKRLGYCYIQESLENSVPCWLYLGDEKLWSSRLQPEMQVEACLVPCNHSKEIIQPFFTFDISKLGQSTNNMQLTCPLASIYR from the coding sequence ATGCTGACTATCTTGTGGATGCTTAGCCTTTTCCTCCCTGCTTCGTGTGCCCAGATATTAGTCACCTGTGCCTATAAGAGTCTCTGCCAGCAGGCCCTGCTCTCGGGCAATGATGTTGTCCTGCGATGTGACCATCTCCAGGCATACTGgtacttttcttcctttcaggGGGAAGCTCCCTTTTTGGTCTCCTCACTGCCTAACATAAAGAAACTGCCTGGGGGCAGCCTCCAACTGAACAAACCTCAGCCCTCCCAGACAGGCCTCTATCGCTGTGAGGACAACAACACAGCCCTTGTGGTAGAATATGAGATAGACTTCCAAGATGTCACCATGCTGCATATTACCCACAAAGGACTAGGCCAAAACCCTCTGCAGAATCAGAGCCTGAGTCTGGGTAGAGAGGAGATCATCTTCACCCACTGGGAGCCCTGGCAGGACTGTAACCGCTGTGGGGTGCCAGGTGAACGCAAACGCCTGGGGTACTGCTACATCCAAGAGTCCCTGGAAAACTCAGTGCCCTGCTGGCTCTATCTGGGAGATGAGAAGCTGTGGTCCAGCCGCTTGCAGCCTGAGATGCAGGTGGAAGCCTGCCTTGTACCTTGCAACCATAGCAAGGAGATCATCCAGCCATTCTTCACCTTTGACATTTCCAAGCTGGGCCAGTCAACCAACAACATGCAGCTCACCTGCCCCTTGGCCTCCATCTACAGGTGA